A stretch of Armatimonadota bacterium DNA encodes these proteins:
- a CDS encoding Gfo/Idh/MocA family oxidoreductase — protein sequence MSEHTRREFIQRAAVGGVALFAVAKGWTLAKSPNQTVNFACIGVGGKGRSDMEDAARIGNIVAICDIDDNTLNEAGGIFPNAKKYNDFRKMLNEMGKDIDAVTVSTPDHTHAVAAGMAMNMGMHCFCQKPLTHSIWEARRLGEIAKKNKLATQMGNQGTANSGLRMNAALLRAGALGRVSEVHVWTNRPVWPQGNPRPAPKNPPPHVHWDLFLGPAKHRPYGDGYHPFSWRGWWDFGTGALGDMGCHTMNMPFMGLDLKNPTSVVAETSGHNGDSYPRWSIVHYEFPATRQRPAIKFTWYDGGKKVPAEWLDGERLADSGCLIIGDKGKLYSPGDNGGEGRLLGNAEFKTINFEESPGHMEELGRMIKDGKPAVSNFPDYASPLTEVVLLGNLAVFADGKKIEWDARRLVAKNAPELQEIVRHTYREGWVLL from the coding sequence ATGAGCGAACACACTCGGCGCGAGTTCATTCAGCGCGCAGCGGTCGGGGGCGTCGCCCTTTTTGCCGTCGCCAAAGGCTGGACGCTGGCCAAATCGCCCAATCAGACCGTCAACTTTGCCTGTATCGGCGTTGGCGGAAAAGGGCGCAGCGACATGGAAGACGCCGCCAGGATCGGCAACATCGTCGCCATCTGTGATATCGACGACAACACGCTTAACGAGGCCGGCGGCATCTTTCCCAACGCCAAAAAGTACAACGACTTTCGCAAGATGCTGAACGAAATGGGCAAGGACATCGATGCCGTTACTGTCAGCACGCCCGACCATACCCACGCCGTCGCCGCGGGCATGGCCATGAACATGGGCATGCACTGTTTTTGCCAAAAACCCCTCACCCACAGCATCTGGGAGGCGCGACGATTGGGCGAAATCGCCAAGAAGAACAAACTGGCCACGCAAATGGGCAACCAAGGCACCGCTAATTCCGGACTGCGCATGAACGCCGCCCTCCTTAGAGCCGGCGCGTTAGGTCGCGTGTCCGAGGTGCACGTATGGACCAATCGGCCCGTTTGGCCTCAAGGCAACCCGCGTCCCGCCCCAAAGAACCCGCCGCCCCACGTCCATTGGGACCTGTTCCTAGGCCCCGCCAAACATCGACCTTACGGCGACGGCTACCATCCCTTCAGTTGGCGCGGTTGGTGGGACTTTGGCACCGGCGCGCTGGGCGATATGGGCTGCCATACGATGAACATGCCTTTTATGGGGCTTGATCTCAAGAATCCCACCAGCGTCGTAGCGGAAACCTCCGGCCATAACGGCGATAGCTACCCGCGATGGTCGATCGTTCATTACGAGTTTCCCGCCACGCGGCAACGACCGGCCATCAAGTTCACATGGTACGATGGCGGCAAGAAAGTCCCTGCAGAATGGCTGGACGGCGAAAGACTGGCCGACTCGGGCTGCCTGATCATCGGCGATAAAGGCAAGCTCTATTCGCCCGGCGACAACGGCGGCGAGGGTCGTCTTCTGGGCAACGCCGAGTTCAAAACGATCAACTTCGAGGAATCGCCCGGCCACATGGAAGAGCTGGGGCGCATGATCAAGGACGGCAAACCGGCTGTCTCTAACTTCCCCGACTACGCCAGCCCGCTGACCGAGGTCGTTCTCCTGGGCAACCTCGCGGTCTTCGCCGATGGCAAAAAGATCGAGTGGGATGCTCGCCGGCTGGTCGCCAAGAACGCTCCAGAGCTTCAGGAGATCGTGCGGCACACCTATCGAGAGGGTTGGGTCTTACTGTAA
- a CDS encoding shikimate dehydrogenase, protein MHRFAFVIHPIDAKRDVARKYPIAKYLPESWVESLLKRKAPMQVSQITGVRSVTGAETEGWFIGCPLSPKMMMELPLDFVYEKIIECGRMAESLGAEIIGLGAFTSVVGDGGITVASNLDIAVTTGNSYTVATAIEGAIEGARLMGTPLNHATVAIVGATGSIGRACAEILCPKAARTILVGRDHGRLETIALGLRPLASGSIDVSTDPAESLPQADILITVTSAVDAVIFPEHLKPGAVVCDVARPRDVSVRVAQERNDVLVIEGGVIAVPGDVEFNFNFGFPPKTAYACMSETMILALEGRIESFTLGKEVTADQANAISALAAKHGFKLAGFRSFEKAVTPEQIDQIRRNAGRAEIVQEAANAPAATAHGL, encoded by the coding sequence ATGCACCGGTTCGCCTTCGTCATTCATCCGATCGACGCCAAGCGCGATGTGGCCCGCAAATACCCCATCGCCAAATACCTGCCCGAATCGTGGGTCGAAAGCCTCCTCAAGCGCAAAGCGCCCATGCAGGTCTCCCAGATTACCGGCGTGCGATCCGTTACCGGTGCAGAAACCGAAGGCTGGTTCATCGGGTGCCCCCTCTCTCCCAAGATGATGATGGAACTGCCCCTCGACTTCGTGTACGAAAAGATCATAGAGTGCGGACGAATGGCGGAGAGCCTTGGCGCAGAAATCATAGGGCTGGGAGCCTTCACCTCTGTGGTCGGAGACGGCGGAATCACCGTCGCCTCTAACCTCGACATCGCCGTAACAACCGGCAATAGCTACACCGTCGCCACAGCCATCGAAGGCGCGATAGAAGGCGCAAGGCTGATGGGCACGCCCCTTAACCATGCTACAGTCGCGATCGTTGGTGCAACCGGTTCCATCGGCCGAGCCTGCGCCGAAATCCTATGTCCGAAGGCCGCTCGAACGATCTTGGTCGGACGCGACCACGGCCGGCTCGAAACCATCGCCTTGGGCCTCCGGCCCTTGGCCTCTGGCTCGATCGACGTCAGCACCGATCCCGCCGAATCTCTGCCCCAAGCCGACATCCTCATCACCGTAACCAGCGCAGTCGATGCCGTCATCTTCCCTGAGCATCTTAAACCGGGCGCGGTCGTCTGCGACGTGGCCCGGCCCCGAGATGTCTCGGTGCGCGTCGCCCAGGAGCGCAACGACGTGCTCGTTATCGAAGGCGGCGTCATCGCCGTTCCAGGAGACGTCGAGTTCAACTTTAACTTCGGATTCCCGCCCAAAACCGCCTATGCCTGTATGTCCGAAACCATGATTCTTGCCTTAGAAGGCCGAATCGAAAGCTTCACCCTGGGCAAAGAGGTTACGGCAGACCAGGCAAACGCCATATCCGCCCTGGCCGCCAAACACGGCTTCAAACTCGCAGGCTTCAGAAGTTTTGAAAAGGCCGTAACCCCCGAACAGATCGACCAAATTCGCCGCAACGCAGGACGAGCAGAAATCGTGCAAGAGGCCGCGAACGCGCCCGCCGCCACCGCCCATGGTCTGTAG
- a CDS encoding tetratricopeptide repeat protein translates to MVCSKCLANIPDASAFCPECGAAVKNDSTDALYAQGSDAAVYPEIAEANRLRNNKQFESAEQVCIGILRKFPNNETTHVLLGDICLDQKRYDQAIQWYEMVVELNPDKEEYRKLLDEARKSKLVEEAVKAEQALEKSADQARAGAPGRKAWAAALFSILAVGLVAASYLAGRSSVQAQNEPVPLQSMPQPKNSPPNETQIEPPPVLNVVASPMMTPVEADAAAKIAAAMADAPPTIWVAQEGIAGVWSARYSVSSGILSQQRVAQTAIAIARGLFQNVPGANAVRLMALAPSTERGGEVAFSAVVHRPPQPLPDPRELNLEECLALLDPATLFWGSGLNWSAQDPPIDPAGLPLNR, encoded by the coding sequence ATGGTCTGTAGCAAATGCCTCGCCAACATCCCAGACGCCTCCGCCTTCTGCCCTGAATGCGGAGCGGCCGTCAAGAACGATTCGACCGACGCCCTCTATGCGCAAGGCTCTGACGCGGCCGTCTATCCCGAAATCGCCGAAGCCAACCGGCTGCGCAACAACAAGCAGTTCGAATCGGCCGAACAAGTCTGCATCGGCATCCTTCGCAAATTCCCCAACAACGAAACGACGCACGTCCTATTAGGCGACATCTGCCTCGACCAAAAGCGATACGACCAAGCCATCCAATGGTACGAGATGGTCGTCGAACTCAACCCCGACAAGGAAGAGTACAGAAAACTCTTGGACGAAGCGCGAAAGTCTAAACTGGTCGAAGAAGCGGTCAAGGCCGAACAAGCCTTGGAAAAGTCCGCCGATCAAGCCCGGGCAGGCGCGCCGGGACGCAAAGCGTGGGCCGCAGCCCTCTTCTCTATCCTCGCGGTCGGACTCGTTGCAGCATCCTACTTGGCCGGTCGCAGTTCCGTTCAGGCTCAAAATGAACCGGTCCCGCTTCAATCCATGCCGCAGCCGAAAAACAGCCCGCCGAACGAAACCCAGATCGAGCCGCCCCCCGTTCTGAACGTGGTGGCATCGCCCATGATGACTCCCGTCGAGGCCGATGCCGCCGCCAAAATCGCGGCCGCTATGGCCGATGCGCCGCCCACCATCTGGGTGGCGCAAGAAGGAATCGCCGGCGTCTGGAGCGCCCGATACTCCGTCTCCTCCGGCATACTCAGCCAGCAGCGCGTGGCCCAGACCGCCATTGCCATCGCGCGCGGCCTGTTCCAAAACGTGCCCGGAGCCAATGCCGTTCGCCTCATGGCGCTCGCCCCATCCACCGAGCGCGGAGGAGAAGTCGCCTTTAGCGCCGTCGTTCACCGCCCGCCCCAACCCTTGCCCGACCCCCGCGAGCTCAATCTGGAAGAATGTCTGGCGCTTCTCGACCCGGCAACCCTATTCTGGGGATCCGGACTCAACTGGAGCGCCCAAGACCCGCCGATCGATCCTGCCGGGCTGCCGCTAAACAGGTAA